TAGTCCATCGAGGATTTGAACATCCCCCAAGGCTCCTAAAGTTACAACAGATAATACCTGGGTTTGTCCCCTAGTAAATAATCCAGAACCATGAGTTCGATTTAACAATCCAACGGATGAAGATATTGGCCTTATTTCATCTGTTTTACGATTGTCGGGACGAATACCATCTATTGTTATCATTTTTCTAACTTCTTCTTTCACCATGCTATTGATAACTTCATCTATTGTTCGTTGGTCTTCAGGATATTTTTCTATAAAGGTTTCTAAAATAAGTTGTTTTACCTTATCAATATTTTCTTCTCTTTCCTGTTTTTCCTTGGTTTGTATAGCATTTTTTAATTTTTCACTAGCAAACTCTTTAATTTCAGCTTCGATTACTGCATTTGGTTTAAATAACTCAATTTCAATTTTTTCCTTACCCACTGCCTTAATAATTTCTTCTTGAAATTCAATTATTTTTTTAATTTCCTCATGGGCAGTTAATATAGCTGTCAACATGACCTCTTCTGTGACTTCATTGGCCCCAGCTTCTACCATCATAATCGCTTCTTTAGTACCTGATACAACCAAATTCAATTCACTAATCTCTCTCTGAGCACTAGTGGGATTTACAACCAACTCACCTTCTACCAATCCCATAGATACTGAACCCGTAGGTCCATGAAAAGGGATATCAGAAATAGATAAAGCAACGGATGATCCTATCATAGCTACAATTTCTGGTAAGTTATCCTGATCCACTGAAAGGACTGTAGCAATTACCTGTACATCATTCCTAAAACCTTTGGGGAACAAAGGTCTTAAAGGTCTATCCATTAATCTGGAGGATAAGACAGCTTTTTCAGTTGGTCTCCCTTCCCGCTTAATGAAACCACCTGGAATTTTACCTACGGCATATAATCTTTCTTCATAATCACAGCTTAAAGGAAAAAAGTCAATTCCTTCTCTAGGTGCTTTAGACGCGGTTGCAGTAACTAAAACTGTTGTATGACCGTAACTGACTAAGACTGAACCATTGGCAAGCTGTGCTAGTTGTCCAGTTTCTATTTTTAATTCTCGTCCAGCGGAAATGGTTTTAAATATCTGTTTCTCCATAAACATTAATTCCTCCCTTCTAAGTTTATTGTATCCTATTCTTGTGCATTCATTCTTTTCATAATAAAATAATAGGCGGCTTTTACCGCCTATTATTATTTACGTAGGTTTAGTTTAGCAATAATAGCCCTATATCTTTCAATATCTTTGTCCATTAAGTAATTTAACAAACCTCTTCGTTGCCCAACCATTTTCAATAATCCTCTTCTAGAATGATGATCTTTTTTGTGGGTTTTTAAATGTTCTGTCAAATCATTAATTCTCTTTGTTAACATTGCAATTTGAACCTCTGGTGAACCAGTATCAGACTCATGTAATTTATACTGGTCAATAATGCTTTGTTTTTGCTCATTAGACATTGTCATAAAATGTCACCTCCTTTTGGTATATCCCCATTAGCCCAGAATATCGTCGGAGACTCGATAATCCGTGCAAATGGATCAAGTTTCGTCAAAAATCATTTTATCATACTGTCTTATATTTGTAAATACAGCTAATTTTTAATTTTATGTCTTACAAAGTCAATATCTGTTTTTATTTGATGAACTAAGTCCTCTAAAGACATAAACTTCATTTCATCCCGTATTCTCTCTATGAAAAATACCTCAATTGTTTTATCATATAAATTATCATCAAAATCTAGGATATAAGTTTCAATGGATAAGGGATGTTCTTCAAAAGTTGGATTGAAACCAACACTAGTAACTGCATGATGTAAAGTATTATCGTAGTTAACCATTGTATGATATACCCCTAATTTGGGGAGAAGGACATTATACTGTACATTAATATTTGCCGTTGGAACAAATAGTTTTTTCCCAAGCCCTTTCCCATGGACAACTTTTCCTTCAATAGAATAATGATGACCTAAATATTTTATTACCTCTTCTACCTGACCACTTTGAATTAATTCCCGTATTAATGTACTGCTTATTACTTTCCCGCTTATTTGTACCGGTTTAATTATGGTCACCTCAAATCCAAACTTTTCACCTAAACTCATTAAAAGTTCTGGAGTACCTTGTCCTTTATATCCAAATCTATGATTAAAACCGACAATAACCTGTCGAGTATTAAATTTATCCACTAAAATATCTTTCACAAAGTCCTCGGGTGTAGTGCGCATAATATCCGACGTAAATTTGGGAAAAATCATATAGTCAATGCCCATAGATTCAATGATCTCTATTTTTTTACTATTAGAAGTTAATAAGTTTGGAGCGCTGGAAGGAGAAAGAATAGATAGTGGATGGGATTGAAAGGTAAAAACTACACTTTTGATTTTTTTTTCTACCGCAATTTTTTTTGCAGCCATAATTAGCTCTTGATGTCCTAAATGTATACCATCAAAATATCCCAGGGCAACAACTGATGGTTGTATTTGATTTTGAATATCCCCAATCTGTTCTATTAGTTCCATTACATTCTCTCCTTACTACAACACACGTATAGGTTTAAAATAATATCTATTTCTTGCTTCTTCATATTTAATATTTCCAATTGCTGCTAAATGATTATTTAAATAGGCTAATATAAATTGGTCAGTTTTATATGGAGATAAATCCTCTTCAATCCCTTGAGGATAAATTGAATTTCCATTTTTCAGGGAATTGCTTGCACTATTTTTAATATGAATTTTTTGATATTCATCTAATGAGAATTCCAGTGGAAGTAACATTTTCTCCAACTGTCCTTTTTGATTACTTTCTTCTAGCTCCTCTAGAGTATGGGAAGAAAATATATTGAACTTACCTGAAGCAGTTCTCAATAAAAAACCCATATATGCACCACAACCTAAAGTTTCCCCTATATCTGCACACAGGCTACGAATATAGGTGCCCTTGGAACACGTTACTTCTATAAAAGCATATTGTGGGATATTGTGATGCAAGATTTTTATTTCATTGATGAATATCTTTCTTACGGGGATATCTACTTCTTTCCCTTGACGAGCATAATCATATAACTTTTTCCCTTTTACTTTAATAGCCGAATATATTGAGGGTTTCTGTAGAATTTCACCAGTAAAGCTGTCCAATACTTCCTTAAAGTGAGAAAGACCAAAATCTGGAGTAACGTTGCTTAACACTTGTCCAAAACTGTCCTGGGTATCCGTTGTAGCACCAAAAACAATTTTGGCTCTGTAGGTTTTTTTTTCATCATTAATATAAGGTATCACTTTTGTAGCTTTACCTAAATAAACGGGTAATACTCCCGCTGCACCTGGATCTAATGTTCCTGTATGGCCTGCCTTTTTTTCTTTAAAATTTCTTCTAGCCCAGTTTATAATATCATGGGATGTCATTCCTGGGGGCTTTAGTATATTCAATATTCCATCCATTATTATCACCATATTATAGTTTTTTTGATATTATCTCTTTAAGCTGTTCTATAATATCATCGATATTCCCTCGCATCGTACATCCTGAAGCTCTAATATGACCGCCTCCACCTAAACTCAAGGCAATCTCTCCTACATCAATGTATTCGTTGGAACGAAAACCTACTTTATATTCACCAGGCTTATTTTCCTTGATTAGTACTGCCACCTCAACACCTATAATATCTCTGCCGTAATTAATAATTCCCTCAATGTCTCCTGGGGTAGCCCCTACTTCTTCTAGGTCATTTAAATCTATTTGGATTAAAGCTAATTTGCCGTTAAAGTATAGCCTAAGGCTATTCATTGCTTTTCCAATTAAAAAAATCTTAGACTTGCTGTGCTCATCAAATAATTTTTTATTGATTTTCCATGGGCTTATGGGGAGTTTTAGTAATTCACTTGTGATAAGATGCGTTCTAGAAGTAGTGTTGCTATATTTAAACCCACCTGTATCCGTTACTATTGCAGTATATAAAGCAATGGCCATATCCTTGTCTACATCAACTCCCAATTGCTTAATCAAGTCATATATGATTTCTCCTGTAGCCCCGGCCTTTGAATCAATAAAATTAATAGAACCATAACGATGATTATTGATGTGATGATCAATATTTATAATTTGCTCACCATGTTTTATAGAATTAGAATCATATAAGTGATTAATATCACTACAATCTAAGCAAATGGCTACATCATATTTATTTATATTTTTATTAGGGGATAATTGAGTTATGTCCGTCAAGAAGGATAATTTATCCCCTAAGGAAGGATCTATGTTATAAATCACTTTTTTTCCAAGCTTTTTCAGCGCCAATCCCAAAGCTATGGAAGAACCAAGTGCATCTCCATCAGGTGATACATGAGATGTAATGATAAAAGAATTATATTTTTTTATTGTGTTTGTTATTTCCTTAAACATATTAATCCTCTGATTCATTAATATTTTTTAGAATACTTTCAATATGCATTCCATATTCTATGGAATGATCAATTTCAAATAACAACTCTGGTGTATATCTTAAACGGATTTTTTTACCTACTTCTCGCCTTAAAAGTCCCGCTGCACTTTCTAAGCCTTTCAAGGTATCCTTTTGCTTTTCCTTATCATCATAAACACTGATAAAAACTTTTGCATATCTTAAGTCATTTGTAACATCTACTTGAGTTATACTTAAAAGCTCTGATATTCGCGGATCCTTTATTTGATTCTTAATTAACGTGCTTAATGCTTTTTTCATTTCTTCATTAATTCTGTTAATTCTATGGGACAATATTCTCACCCTCTTTAATTTATAACTATCTAGGTATTTCCTCCATGGTAAAGGCCTCTATGATATCATTCTCTTTTAAATCATTATATTTTTCTATGCCAATTCCGCACTCATAACCTGATGCAACTTCACGCACGTCATCCTTAAATCTCTTTAAAGATGAAATACCGCCTTCATGTACAACAATTCCGTCTCTAATAATTCTTACTTCATTGTTACGATTTATTTTCCCATCAATAACATGACAGCCTGCAATAGTACCTATATTGGGGACTTTAAAAGTTTGTCGTATTTCTGCTCTTCCCATGATTACTTCTTTATATTCAGGGTCTAGCATTCCCTTCATTGCATCTTGGATATCTTCAATTGCATTGTATATAACTCGATATAAACGTATATCAACTTTTTCTTTTTCGGCAATGCTACGGGCATTATTATCAGGTCTAACATTAAATCCAATAATAATAGCATTAGAGGCAGAGGCTAGCATTACATCTGTCTCGGAAATTGCCCCTACTCCTGTATGAATGACATTAACCTTTACTTCATCATCGCTAAGTCTTACTAAGGACTGTTTTAAAGCCTCTATAGATCCCTGAACATCAGCCTTAATAATAATATTAATTTCTTTTACTGTACCTTGTTGTATTTGATTAAATAAATCTTCTAAGGATAGTCTTTGGGTTTGATGTATATGTTGCTCTCTTATTTCTTCTTTTTTCGTCTCTGCAATTTGTCGAGAGATTTTGTCATCTTCTACAACATAAAAAGTATCACCTGCTGAGGGAACCTCAGATAGACCAATTATCTCTACAGGCATAGAGGGTCCTGCCTCTTTAACTCTCTTGCCCTTATCATCTACCATCGCTCTTACCTTACCGTGAGATACACCAGCTACAACTGAGTCTCCGACGTGTATTGTGCCTGTTTCTATTAATAGGGTTGCTACTGTTCCCCGCCCCTTATCAAGTTGAGCCTCCACAATAGAACCTTTAGCTCTACGATTAGGGTTTGCCTTTAATTCCTGCATTTCAGCAACTAATAGTATCATTTCTAACAATTGATCTAAACCTTCACCGGTATGGGCAGACACTGCTACAGATATAATATCTCCGCCCCATTCCTCTACTAATAAACCATGTTCTGTTAACTCCTGTTTTACTCTATCGGGATTAGCGGCAGGTTTATCAATTTTATTAATGGCAACAATAATCGGAACATTAGCCGCTTTAGCATGGTTTATAGCCTCTATTGTTTGTGGCATTACTCCATCATCGGCAGCTACAACTAAAATAGCTATATCCGTTATACTAGCCCCTCTAGAACGCATAGCTGTAAAAGCCTCATGGCCCGGAGTATCTAAAAAGGTTATGGTTTCACCGTCCACCTTAACTGTATAGGCACCTATATGTTGTGTAATCCCGCCTGCTTCTCTTTCAGTAACCTTAGTTTTTCGTATAGCATCTAGCAAAGAGGTTTTCCCATGATCAACATGCCCCATAACTGTAATAACAGGAGGACGTTTGACTAAATCCTTTGGTTCATCCTTTTCATCTATATTCAACTTTTCCTCTATACTTTCTTCTTTTGCTTCTACTACAGCATATCCAAATTCTTCAGCAACCATACTCGCAGTATCAAAATCAATTTCCTGATTAATAGTTGCCATTATCCCTAAAAGCATCAGCTTTTTAATGACTTCACTGGAAGACTTAGAAAGTTTTTCAGCTAAAACGCCCACTTGTATAGAGGATAACAATTCTATTTCTTTTTTGCTGCTGTGTCCTGCACTCTTCTCCACAATATTTTCCTCATGATGCTCAGGTTTCTGTGTCTTCTTATTTTGTTCTTCTTTCGGGGAATGATGGCTTTTGTTCCTCGAAATATTTTTCTGGTTTTTTCTTTTCTCAGTAGATTTTATATTTGTATCCTCCAAATCATTATTGATATTATTCACTTCATGTTTCTCCTTGTCTATATCCAAGGTTTCATCTTTTAGTAAATCCATAATTAGACTTGCTTGTTCTGCTTCTAAAGTACTCATATGGTTTACCACACGAATATCTAAATCCTCTAACTGTGCTATCAATTCCTTACTACTTATATTCAATTTTTTTGCTAACTCGTAAACTCGAATTTTTGCCACGAGCTTCACCCCCTAAATTATTTGTTACTATAAATCCTCATAAGATTTTCTGCCATATTTTTGTCTTTAATTCCAACGATAGATCTATATTCCTTTCCTATCGCATTTCCAAGGCTAACTTTATCCCCTAGAATGATTAAAGATACGTTATATTTTTTAGACTCATTAATATAAGTTTTCTTTGTATTTTCCGACGCATCCTCAGCTATAATCACTAATTTTAATTTCCTTTTTTTCAGATTAGTACTCACGCCGACCTCTCCTGAAACAACTTTCCCGGCTCTTTGACATAATCCTAAAAAAGAATAAATCTTTTGCCTATTCATTAAATATCTCATCTCTTAATCTATTTTTTATAGTTTCGTCTATCCCTTTATTAAAAGCTTTCTCTATTTTCTTGTTTTTTATAGCAGCGTCAAAACAATCAATATTTTTGCAAATATACGCACCCCTACCATTAGCCTTACCTGTGGAGTCATAAAAAACTTCTCCTTCTTTATTTCTTACTATCCGTATTAATTGTTTTTTATCTTTTGCTTCTTGACATCCGATACATATTCTTTGAGGAATCTTTCTTTTCAACACTTTTCCTCCTCTCATATTTTAGGATAAATTACTCTCCTTATTGGTGTCCTCATCCATTGCTGATTTGCTTTTTATATCAATTTTCCATCCAGTCAATTTAGCAGCCAAACGTGCATTTTGGCCTTCTTTCCCTATTGCTAGAGATAATTGATAGTCATCCACTATGACCTTTGCCGATTTTTCCTCTTCGCAAACCTCTACTGATAAAACTTTTGCAGGACTCAATGCACTAGCAATATATTCTTTAGAATCCTCACTCCACTTAATAATATCTATTTTTTCACCCTTTAGTTCATCTACAATCTGTTGTACTCTAGAGCCTTTATGTCCTACACAAGCTCCTACAGCGTCTACATTCTCATTAGAAGAGTATACTGCCATTTTTGTTCTTGATCCCGCTTCCCTTGAAATAGATCGAATTTCCACAACCCCATCATATATCTCAGGTACTTCTAATTCAAACAATCGTTTTACTAGTCCAGGATGTGTTCTTGATACCAATATTTGTGGACCCTTTGTTGTTTTTTTAACCTCTACGATATACAGTTTAATCCTATCTCCATGGTTATAACTTTCTCCCAGCATTTGTTCGCTTGGACTTAAAACAGCTTCTGTTCTTCCCAAGTCAATAAATACATTATTTCTTTCTTTTCGTTGAACCATTCCTGTTATAATTTCATCTTCTCTATTATAATATAAATCATAAATAATTCCCCTCTCTGCCTCTCTTATTCTTTGAACAACTACTTGCTTTGCAGTCTGGGCGGCAATTCTACCAAAGTTTTTGGGCTTTACTAGTTCTTCTACTACGTCTCCTACTTCATAGTTGGGCTCAATAGCTCTTGCCTCTTTCAAACTTATTTCTAACAGTTCGGATTCAACCACGTCCACTACATTTTTCAAAGAAAATACTTTCACTTCCCCCGATTGTCGATCAATGGTTATTTTGATATTTTGAGCTGAACCAAAATTTCTTTTATAAGCCGATGTAATCGCCGCTTCGATGGCATCTAACAATACTTCTTTATTAATCCCTTTTTCTTTTTCAATTTGATCCAATGCCTCTATAAACTCAATATTCATTTTTCACCCTCCAATATATTAAAATTCAACATATAAGCGCACCGATGAGGCTGTTTCTAATGGTATCTCATATTGGCCCTGATTTTCAGTATCTAAAATTATATGATTGTTTTCTAGTCCTATTAAGGTACCAACAAATTTCTTGTTGCCCTTAAAAGGTGCATAAAGCTTAATTTCTATTTTATGATTTTTAAATTTCTCGTAATCTTCGGGCTTTTTTAGTGGACGATCAATACCTGGGGATGAAACTTCTAAATAATAACTCTGCTCAATGGGATCTGTTTCATCTAATAGATCGCTAAGCTGTTCGCTAACCAATTGACAGTCATCTATGGAAATTCCTCCAGGTTTATCAATGTATAGACGTAAATACCAGCTAGGTCCTTCTTTTTTAAATTCAATATCTACCAATTCGAATTTATAATCGCTAAGCATAGGATGTGCTAATTCTTCTACAATATCTTCAACTTTTCTTTTAGACATATTTCTCCTCCTTTGGTCTTATATAGTTATTGTTGCTTTTTTTGTTCTACTTATGTATATAAAGGCCTACAAAAGGAAAGAGCGGGTTTTCCCCACTCTTTTGCCAGTGTTTTATTCAGTATTTAGAATAATTATAACACTTATTTCCTTACGGCGCAAGGTGTTGACTTTTTCACCCTTTTACTCAACTTTTCTTAGAATAATGAGAGTTGATTACTATCAGGCAATCCTTCTAATGAACCATGCTGATCCAATATTTCAATCACTGTTTTACTAATTCTACTTCTTTCCCTAAGATCTTCTTTAGAAATAAATTTCCCTTCTTCTCTTGATTGCATAATACTATAGGCAGCTTTTATTCCTAAGCCCTGTAATGAATTAAAAGGGGCTAATAATGCATCATCATGAAGGATAAACTTGTCTGCATGGGATTTATATAAATCAACAGGCAACACTTTAAAACCTCTACAATACATCTCTAGAGCAATCTCTAAAACAGTTAATAGGCCTCTTTCTTTAACAGTCAAAGCATTTCCCTTGCCTTCTAGTTCTTTAATTTTTTCGTTGATGGTATCCCTTCCCTTTATAATTAAATCGGCATCAAAATCATCTGCCCTTACTGAAAAATAGGTAGCATAAAAAGCAAGGGGAAAATGAACTTTAAAATATGCGATTCTAAATGCCATCATAACATAGGCTGAAGCATGGGCCTTTGGGAACATATATTTGATTTTTTTACAAGATTCAATATACCATTGAGGGACTCCGTTCTTTTCCATTTCTGCTTGATCTTCTTCCCCTAATCCTCTACCTTTTCTAACACTTTCCATAATCTTAAAAGCATATTTGGGCTTTAAACCCTTATAAATTAAATACACCATAATATCATCTCTAGTAGAAATAACCTCTTTAATGGAGCATGTATTATTTCTTACAAGTTCTTGAGCATTATTCAGCCAGACATCTGTACCATGGGATAAACCTGAAATACGAATAAGATCAGCAAAGGCTGTCGGTTTGGTGTCCTCCAACATCTGTCTTACAAACCGCGTACCAAATTCTGGAATCCCAAATGTACCTACTGTACTGCCGATATCTTCATTACTCACATTCAATGCCTCTGGACTGGTAAAAATGCTCATGGTTTTCTCATCATCCAAAGGGATTTTTGTAGCGTCCATCCCTGTTAAATCCTCTAACATACGTATAACAGTCGGATCATCATGACCCAATATATCTAATTTTAATAGACGGCCACTTAAAGAATGATAGTCAAAATGTGTGGTAATAATATCAGTTTCTTGATCATCGGCTGGTCTCTGAATAGGGGAAAAGTCATATATTTCTTTGTCAGCAGGGACTACCATAATCCCCCCAGGGTGCTGCCCTGTTGATCTTTTTATTCCCGTGCAACCTCTTACAAGGCGGTTCATCTCCGCATTATGAAGAACCTTCTCTTTCTCATCTACATAGTTCTTTACAAAGCCGTATGCCGTTTTGTCCGCAATGGTCCCAATTGTCCCTGCTCTAAATACTTGACCTTTTCCGAATAATTCCTCTGTATATCTATGGGCAACAGGTTGGTATTCTCCAGAGAAATTTAAATCGATATCGGGTTCCTTATCCCCTTCAAATCCTAGAAAAACCTCAAAGGGTATATCAAATCCATCTTTTTTATATGGACTATTGCA
The window above is part of the Irregularibacter muris genome. Proteins encoded here:
- the rnpM gene encoding RNase P modulator RnpM, with the protein product MLKRKIPQRICIGCQEAKDKKQLIRIVRNKEGEVFYDSTGKANGRGAYICKNIDCFDAAIKNKKIEKAFNKGIDETIKNRLRDEIFNE
- a CDS encoding bifunctional riboflavin kinase/FAD synthetase; the protein is MELIEQIGDIQNQIQPSVVALGYFDGIHLGHQELIMAAKKIAVEKKIKSVVFTFQSHPLSILSPSSAPNLLTSNSKKIEIIESMGIDYMIFPKFTSDIMRTTPEDFVKDILVDKFNTRQVIVGFNHRFGYKGQGTPELLMSLGEKFGFEVTIIKPVQISGKVISSTLIRELIQSGQVEEVIKYLGHHYSIEGKVVHGKGLGKKLFVPTANINVQYNVLLPKLGVYHTMVNYDNTLHHAVTSVGFNPTFEEHPLSIETYILDFDDNLYDKTIEVFFIERIRDEMKFMSLEDLVHQIKTDIDFVRHKIKN
- the infB gene encoding translation initiation factor IF-2, which translates into the protein MAKIRVYELAKKLNISSKELIAQLEDLDIRVVNHMSTLEAEQASLIMDLLKDETLDIDKEKHEVNNINNDLEDTNIKSTEKRKNQKNISRNKSHHSPKEEQNKKTQKPEHHEENIVEKSAGHSSKKEIELLSSIQVGVLAEKLSKSSSEVIKKLMLLGIMATINQEIDFDTASMVAEEFGYAVVEAKEESIEEKLNIDEKDEPKDLVKRPPVITVMGHVDHGKTSLLDAIRKTKVTEREAGGITQHIGAYTVKVDGETITFLDTPGHEAFTAMRSRGASITDIAILVVAADDGVMPQTIEAINHAKAANVPIIVAINKIDKPAANPDRVKQELTEHGLLVEEWGGDIISVAVSAHTGEGLDQLLEMILLVAEMQELKANPNRRAKGSIVEAQLDKGRGTVATLLIETGTIHVGDSVVAGVSHGKVRAMVDDKGKRVKEAGPSMPVEIIGLSEVPSAGDTFYVVEDDKISRQIAETKKEEIREQHIHQTQRLSLEDLFNQIQQGTVKEINIIIKADVQGSIEALKQSLVRLSDDEVKVNVIHTGVGAISETDVMLASASNAIIIGFNVRPDNNARSIAEKEKVDIRLYRVIYNAIEDIQDAMKGMLDPEYKEVIMGRAEIRQTFKVPNIGTIAGCHVIDGKINRNNEVRIIRDGIVVHEGGISSLKRFKDDVREVASGYECGIGIEKYNDLKENDIIEAFTMEEIPR
- the nusA gene encoding transcription termination factor NusA; translation: MNIEFIEALDQIEKEKGINKEVLLDAIEAAITSAYKRNFGSAQNIKITIDRQSGEVKVFSLKNVVDVVESELLEISLKEARAIEPNYEVGDVVEELVKPKNFGRIAAQTAKQVVVQRIREAERGIIYDLYYNREDEIITGMVQRKERNNVFIDLGRTEAVLSPSEQMLGESYNHGDRIKLYIVEVKKTTKGPQILVSRTHPGLVKRLFELEVPEIYDGVVEIRSISREAGSRTKMAVYSSNENVDAVGACVGHKGSRVQQIVDELKGEKIDIIKWSEDSKEYIASALSPAKVLSVEVCEEEKSAKVIVDDYQLSLAIGKEGQNARLAAKLTGWKIDIKSKSAMDEDTNKESNLS
- a CDS encoding DHH family phosphoesterase — translated: MFKEITNTIKKYNSFIITSHVSPDGDALGSSIALGLALKKLGKKVIYNIDPSLGDKLSFLTDITQLSPNKNINKYDVAICLDCSDINHLYDSNSIKHGEQIINIDHHINNHRYGSINFIDSKAGATGEIIYDLIKQLGVDVDKDMAIALYTAIVTDTGGFKYSNTTSRTHLITSELLKLPISPWKINKKLFDEHSKSKIFLIGKAMNSLRLYFNGKLALIQIDLNDLEEVGATPGDIEGIINYGRDIIGVEVAVLIKENKPGEYKVGFRSNEYIDVGEIALSLGGGGHIRASGCTMRGNIDDIIEQLKEIISKKL
- the truB gene encoding tRNA pseudouridine(55) synthase TruB, with product MVIIMDGILNILKPPGMTSHDIINWARRNFKEKKAGHTGTLDPGAAGVLPVYLGKATKVIPYINDEKKTYRAKIVFGATTDTQDSFGQVLSNVTPDFGLSHFKEVLDSFTGEILQKPSIYSAIKVKGKKLYDYARQGKEVDIPVRKIFINEIKILHHNIPQYAFIEVTCSKGTYIRSLCADIGETLGCGAYMGFLLRTASGKFNIFSSHTLEELEESNQKGQLEKMLLPLEFSLDEYQKIHIKNSASNSLKNGNSIYPQGIEEDLSPYKTDQFILAYLNNHLAAIGNIKYEEARNRYYFKPIRVL
- the rpsO gene encoding 30S ribosomal protein S15, whose translation is MSNEQKQSIIDQYKLHESDTGSPEVQIAMLTKRINDLTEHLKTHKKDHHSRRGLLKMVGQRRGLLNYLMDKDIERYRAIIAKLNLRK
- a CDS encoding polyribonucleotide nucleotidyltransferase, encoding MEKQIFKTISAGRELKIETGQLAQLANGSVLVSYGHTTVLVTATASKAPREGIDFFPLSCDYEERLYAVGKIPGGFIKREGRPTEKAVLSSRLMDRPLRPLFPKGFRNDVQVIATVLSVDQDNLPEIVAMIGSSVALSISDIPFHGPTGSVSMGLVEGELVVNPTSAQREISELNLVVSGTKEAIMMVEAGANEVTEEVMLTAILTAHEEIKKIIEFQEEIIKAVGKEKIEIELFKPNAVIEAEIKEFASEKLKNAIQTKEKQEREENIDKVKQLILETFIEKYPEDQRTIDEVINSMVKEEVRKMITIDGIRPDNRKTDEIRPISSSVGLLNRTHGSGLFTRGQTQVLSVVTLGALGDVQILDGLSEEESKRYMHHYNFPPYSVGETRFLRGPGRREIGHGALAERALEPMIPSEEEFPYTMRVVSEVLSSNGSSSQASVCGSTLALLDAGVPLKAPVAGVAMGLIKEKDNVAILTDIQGMEDFLGDMDFKVAGTAKGITAIQMDIKIEGIDKPILERALEQAKKGRMFILNKMLEVIKEPRRELSPYAPRIITMKIDPDKIRDVIGPGGKVINKIIAETDVKIDIEDDGKIFIAAQNVDAAHKAKEIILDLVREIEIGEVYLGKVARILNFGAFVELPGGKEGLVHISKLAHERVEKVEDVVSIGDEILVKVVEIDKQGRINLSRKATLPKENKNETKDKDA
- the rimP gene encoding ribosome maturation factor RimP produces the protein MSKRKVEDIVEELAHPMLSDYKFELVDIEFKKEGPSWYLRLYIDKPGGISIDDCQLVSEQLSDLLDETDPIEQSYYLEVSSPGIDRPLKKPEDYEKFKNHKIEIKLYAPFKGNKKFVGTLIGLENNHIILDTENQGQYEIPLETASSVRLYVEF
- the rbfA gene encoding 30S ribosome-binding factor RbfA, whose product is MLSHRINRINEEMKKALSTLIKNQIKDPRISELLSITQVDVTNDLRYAKVFISVYDDKEKQKDTLKGLESAAGLLRREVGKKIRLRYTPELLFEIDHSIEYGMHIESILKNINESED
- a CDS encoding L7Ae/L30e/S12e/Gadd45 family ribosomal protein gives rise to the protein MRYLMNRQKIYSFLGLCQRAGKVVSGEVGVSTNLKKRKLKLVIIAEDASENTKKTYINESKKYNVSLIILGDKVSLGNAIGKEYRSIVGIKDKNMAENLMRIYSNK